One Dictyoglomus thermophilum H-6-12 DNA window includes the following coding sequences:
- a CDS encoding ABC transporter permease, translating into MTYFRALFSIFKIHYKISFSRNLYKFSIFIMPIFFSTLLYFIYSGKEMVYIIWGSGIASLWGLACYSSAIEIERERLSGTLEAVSVTPIRFEFIIFSKILANTLIGFISFAIVIIYSILILRIPLIISRIDLFLLSLFSLLLSLLAISFLTATLFTLSRNAFALISSILYPIYFISGILFPVEILPSWVQYISNILPIRWSVSFLKNSVQKCNSIEKEFYYSIILSVLYLLVGHFLFKYIERKNRKDATFGGI; encoded by the coding sequence ATGACCTATTTTAGGGCTTTGTTCTCTATATTTAAAATCCACTACAAAATATCTTTCTCGAGAAATTTATATAAATTTTCTATCTTTATTATGCCCATATTCTTTTCCACTCTCTTATACTTTATATATTCAGGCAAAGAGATGGTCTATATAATCTGGGGAAGTGGAATTGCCTCTTTGTGGGGACTTGCTTGTTATTCATCCGCTATCGAGATTGAGAGGGAAAGACTATCAGGAACTCTTGAGGCTGTATCAGTTACCCCGATAAGATTTGAATTTATAATCTTTTCCAAAATTTTAGCTAATACCTTAATAGGTTTTATCTCTTTTGCAATAGTTATAATTTATTCCATATTAATTTTAAGAATCCCTTTAATAATCTCTCGTATTGACTTATTTTTGCTCTCATTATTTTCCCTCTTACTCTCCCTTTTAGCAATTTCTTTCTTAACTGCAACTTTATTTACATTATCTAGAAATGCTTTTGCCCTGATATCCTCTATTCTATATCCAATATACTTTATATCTGGAATTCTATTTCCTGTGGAAATTCTTCCTTCATGGGTCCAATATATTTCTAATATCCTTCCCATTAGGTGGAGTGTGTCATTCCTAAAAAATTCTGTGCAAAAATGTAATAGTATTGAAAAAGAATTTTACTATTCTATTATCTTAAGTGTACTATATCTACTTGTAGGGCATTTTCTCTTTAAATACATAGAGAGAAAAAATAGGAAAGATGCAACCTTTGGAGGTATTTAA